One window of the Mycoplasmopsis anatis genome contains the following:
- a CDS encoding MAG6790 family protein, translated as MYKYKAILVSSREKVAEANTLMELEGQIKSFRRGQKRGEHTRANEKIEIIHTERNNLEGKRKSKEELIKIV; from the coding sequence ATGTACAAATACAAAGCAATTTTAGTTTCATCAAGAGAAAAAGTAGCAGAAGCTAACACACTCATGGAACTTGAAGGACAAATAAAATCTTTTAGAAGAGGACAAAAGAGAGGTGAACATACAAGAGCAAACGAAAAAATTGAAATAATTCACACTGAAAGAAATAATTTAGAAGGTAAGAGAAAATCTAAAGAAGAATTAATTAAAATTGTGTAA
- the trmB gene encoding tRNA (guanosine(46)-N7)-methyltransferase TrmB: protein MRIRNNPKATVILDNCEFVIKNFPFTIKEDDVLEIGAGKGEMICKLAQLNPNIRYIAFEKFETIAAMIVKKINELELKNLYVICKDAATINELIKGQTNNIWLTFSDPWPKKRHAKRRLTNREFLKQYQELLTKNGLLKFKTDNDKLFEYSIEEFNDQKWDIINITNDLHNSEFNLNNIRTGYEQKFASIGKNINYLEAKKPNKI from the coding sequence ATGAGAATTAGAAACAATCCTAAAGCAACAGTTATCTTAGACAATTGCGAATTTGTTATTAAAAATTTTCCATTTACAATTAAAGAAGACGATGTTTTAGAAATTGGAGCAGGTAAAGGTGAAATGATTTGCAAACTTGCTCAGTTAAATCCAAACATTCGTTATATTGCATTTGAGAAATTTGAAACAATTGCAGCAATGATAGTTAAAAAAATTAATGAATTAGAGTTAAAAAACCTTTATGTAATTTGTAAAGATGCAGCTACAATAAATGAACTAATAAAAGGTCAAACTAATAATATTTGATTAACTTTTAGTGATCCATGACCTAAAAAAAGACATGCAAAGCGCAGATTAACTAATAGAGAATTCTTAAAACAATATCAAGAATTATTAACTAAAAATGGATTGCTAAAGTTCAAAACAGATAATGATAAATTATTTGAATATTCTATTGAAGAGTTTAATGATCAAAAATGAGATATCATAAATATAACTAATGACTTACACAATTCAGAATTTAATTTAAATAATATAAGAACAGGATATGAGCAAAAGTTCGCCTCTATTGGAAAAAATATTAATTACTTAGAAGCGAAAAAACCTAATAAAATCTAA
- the gyrA gene encoding DNA gyrase subunit A: MEFITDDDFEDEEESIVFKKKPKIIKEEDEEVVPQNNENYVVQSQIIEESIDGLQPRELDTEIKTSFLEYAMSVIVSRALPDARDGLKPVHRRILYDMSELGITHNTQHRKSARIVGDVLGKYHPHGDTSVYEAMVRLAQDFSMRYPLVDGHGNFGSIDGDGAAAMRYTEARLSKVASLMLEGIKKDTVDFVDNYDATEKEPTVLPSKFPNLLVSGVSGIAVGLATEIPPHNLSETIDATIALAKNPELNTLELMQYIKGPDFPTGATILDIDAIYSAYDTGRGSIPMRSNCEIEEFTSGKSRIIVTEIPYGIRKTTIIEKIAKLHKENVIQGISEIRDESNREGIRLIIEIKKGFNPNIVLNMLYTKSVLQSNFNVNMVALVEGEPRTITLKEALEIYLKHQKDVTTRGLKFDLNKAEDKLHILLGLKIAIQFIDEVIEIIKKSKTDSEAQEKLSTKFDLSERQTKAILDMSLRKLTGLNVEKNDEEISELQSEVARIKEILSDETKLIDLIISELEEVKRLFGDTRRTKVDPTSSRKISNESLIPESDIVITLSVKGYVKILNLEEYREQKRGGKGSYSAKTYDDDDISLILQTKTHTDLLLFSNFGKVYKKRGHEIQEGNKQSKGIPFINLIPTLRVNEGEKIISILPVDSYEENKFLTTITKNGIIKKTDLTLFSNINRSGLNAFKLKDENDELLTAFIVDEESTILVANNTNNAIRFKSSDVRAMGRNAVGVKAMNLDDNTIVSASSEKDGDYILSIGSEGYGKLTHKDDFRIIKRGGKGVTAINGEKAGNLIFAKFVSKEDQALIITKLGLTIRLNLENVSVTSRNTKGVKIIDIKNNDEIVSVEIIKSDEISENEMN; the protein is encoded by the coding sequence TTGGAATTTATAACTGATGATGATTTCGAGGACGAAGAAGAATCAATAGTATTTAAGAAAAAACCAAAAATAATTAAAGAGGAAGATGAAGAAGTAGTTCCCCAAAATAATGAAAATTATGTAGTGCAGTCTCAAATAATCGAAGAAAGCATTGATGGACTCCAACCAAGAGAACTTGATACTGAAATCAAAACATCATTCCTAGAATATGCCATGAGTGTTATTGTTTCAAGAGCATTACCTGATGCTAGAGATGGTTTAAAACCTGTTCATAGACGTATATTATACGATATGTCAGAATTAGGTATTACCCATAATACTCAGCATCGTAAAAGTGCAAGAATTGTAGGGGATGTTTTAGGGAAATATCACCCTCATGGTGACACTTCCGTTTATGAAGCAATGGTTCGTTTAGCACAAGATTTTAGTATGAGATATCCACTTGTTGATGGACATGGAAACTTTGGTTCTATAGATGGTGATGGCGCTGCTGCTATGCGTTATACTGAAGCTAGACTAAGTAAAGTTGCTTCTTTAATGCTTGAAGGAATTAAAAAAGATACTGTTGACTTCGTGGATAACTATGACGCCACTGAAAAAGAACCTACAGTTCTACCTTCTAAATTCCCAAACCTTTTAGTTAGTGGTGTTTCTGGTATTGCCGTTGGTTTAGCAACAGAAATTCCACCTCACAATTTAAGTGAAACTATTGATGCGACTATTGCACTTGCTAAAAATCCAGAATTAAATACTCTTGAATTAATGCAATATATTAAAGGACCAGATTTCCCAACTGGTGCAACAATTTTAGATATTGATGCTATTTATAGTGCTTATGATACAGGTCGTGGTTCAATTCCGATGAGAAGTAATTGTGAAATAGAAGAATTCACTAGTGGTAAGTCAAGAATTATTGTAACTGAAATTCCGTATGGAATTAGAAAAACAACAATAATAGAAAAAATTGCAAAACTTCATAAAGAAAATGTAATTCAAGGTATTAGTGAAATAAGAGATGAATCTAACAGAGAAGGTATTAGATTAATAATTGAAATCAAAAAAGGATTTAATCCTAATATTGTTCTTAATATGCTTTACACAAAATCTGTTTTACAATCTAATTTTAATGTTAATATGGTTGCTTTGGTTGAAGGTGAACCAAGAACAATTACATTAAAAGAAGCATTAGAGATTTACTTGAAACATCAAAAAGATGTTACAACTAGAGGTCTAAAATTTGATTTAAATAAAGCTGAAGATAAGTTACACATTCTTTTAGGTCTAAAAATTGCAATTCAATTTATCGATGAAGTAATTGAAATTATTAAAAAATCAAAAACTGACAGCGAAGCTCAAGAAAAATTATCAACTAAATTTGATTTAAGTGAAAGACAAACTAAAGCTATTCTTGATATGTCTCTTAGAAAATTAACTGGATTAAATGTTGAAAAGAACGATGAAGAAATCAGTGAACTTCAATCAGAAGTTGCAAGAATTAAAGAAATTCTATCAGATGAAACTAAATTGATTGATTTAATAATCAGTGAATTAGAGGAAGTTAAGAGGCTATTTGGTGACACACGTAGAACAAAAGTTGATCCTACAAGTTCAAGAAAAATTTCAAATGAATCATTAATCCCTGAGAGTGATATTGTAATCACTTTAAGTGTTAAGGGATATGTTAAAATATTGAATCTTGAAGAATACCGTGAACAAAAAAGAGGCGGAAAAGGTTCATATTCTGCTAAAACGTATGATGACGATGATATTTCATTAATTTTACAAACAAAAACTCACACTGACTTATTACTTTTTAGTAACTTCGGTAAAGTTTACAAAAAAAGAGGACATGAAATTCAAGAAGGAAACAAGCAATCTAAAGGGATTCCCTTCATTAATTTAATACCAACCTTAAGAGTTAACGAAGGTGAGAAAATCATTTCAATTCTTCCAGTCGATTCATACGAGGAGAATAAATTCTTAACTACAATTACAAAAAATGGAATTATTAAAAAAACTGATTTAACTTTATTTAGTAATATTAATCGTTCTGGTTTAAACGCTTTTAAACTTAAAGACGAAAATGATGAACTTTTAACAGCATTTATAGTGGATGAAGAATCTACAATTCTTGTTGCAAACAATACCAATAATGCAATAAGATTCAAATCTTCTGATGTTAGAGCTATGGGACGTAATGCTGTTGGAGTTAAAGCTATGAACTTAGATGATAACACTATAGTTTCAGCTTCTTCAGAAAAAGATGGTGATTATATTCTTTCGATTGGAAGTGAAGGATACGGAAAATTAACACACAAAGATGACTTTAGAATAATCAAAAGAGGCGGAAAAGGTGTAACAGCTATAAATGGTGAAAAAGCCGGAAACTTAATCTTTGCTAAATTCGTTTCAAAAGAAGACCAAGCTTTAATTATTACTAAACTTGGCTTAACAATTAGATTGAATTTGGAAAATGTTAGTGTAACTTCAAGAAACACTAAAGGTGTAAAAATCATCGACATTAAGAATAATGATGAAATTGTAAGTGTAGAAATTATAAAATCAGATGAAATTTCTGAAAACGAAATGAACTAG
- a CDS encoding MAG5620 family putative phospho-sugar mutase: MTKEYYQKKWLNFYTSNEYMQNKVNIVFNNWELNKESFLKSPEVTNKGIKFSKDFGYSYFCEFSVEIIIMIFCTMLKPNMKIGLGFDIETPEQIRKNVLNLFAQQGVQVYVFEKNSPCSETNLRDLLKIDRKLNGGIYFDYDRIEESWYIKFLDVEGVLVPIKIQQKLVDSLSEFNLSLGNYLNLNNSINVSYDKVFENSFSKHKLFNFLQVDDFFSNLKIEYAIQNEIFEKKFNTVTKLLNLNTTNSKVMMLNHNISLLKSKFKSNDERSDLLVLVNKKNQLKIYNKVSGKLIEIENDLIAFLYIDFMIGYWRNAKIDNKLVVLPLNAKKYVINLLESYSINYAYENQIYNERDVLFSYNQGLFSTGVNDGFNYDNLKFLFYYIYMTNEYKIKGDFINYKTNQLLNVYNLHLYDQIKISFDKIFLKKMDLIFSVGQKFTKTQEIVKIIKHNYESYGYFYLYTIILSDDSRVIYFYDIDDAKMIINVEFMNNMNKMKVQNKIKFEELKNKATDAVKFAKKF, encoded by the coding sequence ATGACTAAAGAATATTATCAAAAGAAATGACTTAATTTTTACACATCTAACGAATACATGCAAAATAAAGTTAATATCGTATTCAATAATTGAGAATTAAACAAAGAAAGTTTCTTAAAAAGTCCTGAAGTAACTAATAAAGGGATTAAATTTAGTAAAGATTTTGGTTATTCGTACTTTTGCGAGTTTTCGGTAGAAATTATAATAATGATTTTCTGTACTATGTTAAAACCTAATATGAAAATTGGACTAGGCTTTGATATTGAAACACCAGAACAAATAAGAAAAAATGTATTGAATTTATTTGCTCAACAAGGTGTACAAGTATATGTTTTTGAAAAAAATAGTCCTTGTTCGGAAACTAATTTAAGAGATTTATTAAAAATTGATCGAAAACTTAATGGTGGAATTTACTTTGATTATGATCGAATTGAAGAAAGTTGATATATTAAATTTTTAGATGTTGAAGGAGTTTTGGTACCTATTAAAATTCAACAAAAACTTGTTGATTCTTTAAGTGAATTCAACTTAAGTTTAGGTAACTATTTAAATTTAAATAATTCTATTAATGTAAGTTATGATAAAGTTTTTGAAAATAGTTTTTCAAAACATAAATTATTCAATTTTTTACAAGTAGATGATTTCTTTTCAAACCTAAAAATCGAGTATGCAATACAAAATGAAATTTTTGAAAAGAAATTCAATACAGTTACTAAGTTATTAAATTTAAACACCACTAATTCAAAGGTTATGATGTTAAATCATAATATTTCACTATTAAAGAGTAAATTTAAGTCTAATGATGAAAGAAGTGATCTCCTTGTTTTAGTCAACAAAAAAAATCAATTAAAGATTTACAACAAAGTAAGCGGAAAACTAATAGAAATTGAAAATGATTTAATAGCATTTCTATATATTGATTTTATGATTGGTTACTGAAGAAATGCAAAAATTGATAACAAATTAGTAGTTTTACCATTGAATGCTAAAAAATATGTCATTAACCTACTCGAAAGTTATTCAATTAACTATGCTTACGAAAATCAAATTTACAACGAAAGAGATGTTTTATTTTCATACAATCAAGGTCTTTTTAGCACTGGTGTAAATGATGGTTTTAACTACGATAACTTAAAATTCCTTTTTTACTACATTTATATGACAAACGAATATAAGATAAAAGGTGATTTTATAAATTACAAAACTAATCAACTATTAAATGTATATAACCTACATTTATATGATCAAATAAAAATTAGTTTCGATAAAATATTCCTAAAAAAAATGGACTTAATTTTTAGTGTGGGACAAAAATTTACTAAAACACAAGAAATAGTAAAAATTATTAAGCATAATTATGAAAGTTATGGTTATTTCTATCTTTATACAATTATTTTAAGTGACGATTCTAGAGTAATTTATTTTTATGACATCGATGATGCAAAAATGATTATAAATGTTGAATTTATGAATAATATGAATAAAATGAAAGTACAAAATAAGATCAAATTTGAAGAGTTGAAAAATAAAGCTACTGATGCTGTAAAGTTTGCGAAAAAATTTTAA
- a CDS encoding IS3 family transposase: MGKHLSSNHWFELINDWNNGLSRKIILEKYINFSGHWKLKANGIRTFFRTLKYRAKVYNKGMEYILTSKKHPSEMKKRGRPRKENKDQEIDWSDFKREELIEIAKRYVEITKDMPKREKTKESKALTETSITKISKLLKISRQSIYNTRKRDCSTKKWNSTIPEKYREEILEARRKHKNAGRTKLSKIMQNDFNIVLNERTLGRFLSKNNLNSEIRKRRRTKEIKDINYIGEDLVKRDYNDSQNLNIKCTDITYLPATKDAIQNHVYLSVIIDHRSKLVESFQLSFYNDLDLVMDNLNKNNFNNKTFIVHSDHGFQYTNERFIDKVKSLNGRTSYSRIGNSLDNREAEYWFSVLKTEFIRDLNVWNLTLKMLNDEIKKFINYYNNERIQSNLNWKTPKQFAMMS; this comes from the coding sequence ATGGGAAAACATTTATCTTCCAATCATTGATTCGAACTCATCAATGATTGGAATAATGGATTATCTAGAAAGATAATCCTTGAAAAATATATTAATTTTTCTGGGCACTGAAAGTTAAAAGCCAACGGGATAAGAACTTTTTTTAGAACATTAAAATATAGAGCAAAAGTTTATAATAAAGGTATGGAATACATTTTAACAAGCAAAAAACATCCTAGTGAGATGAAGAAACGTGGAAGACCCAGAAAAGAAAATAAAGATCAAGAAATTGATTGAAGTGATTTTAAGAGAGAAGAATTGATAGAAATTGCTAAAAGATATGTTGAGATAACTAAAGACATGCCTAAAAGAGAAAAAACAAAAGAATCAAAAGCATTAACTGAAACATCAATTACTAAAATTTCTAAATTATTGAAGATTTCAAGACAATCTATTTATAATACAAGAAAAAGAGATTGTTCAACTAAAAAATGAAATTCTACAATACCTGAAAAATATAGAGAAGAGATTTTAGAAGCTAGAAGAAAACATAAAAATGCAGGCAGAACTAAATTATCAAAAATCATGCAAAATGACTTTAATATAGTATTAAATGAAAGAACTTTAGGGAGATTTCTTAGCAAAAACAACTTAAATTCAGAAATAAGAAAACGTAGAAGAACAAAAGAAATAAAAGATATTAATTACATAGGAGAAGACTTAGTTAAAAGAGATTATAACGATTCTCAAAATCTCAATATTAAGTGTACTGATATAACATACTTACCTGCTACAAAAGATGCAATCCAAAACCACGTTTATCTTTCTGTGATTATTGATCATAGATCTAAATTAGTTGAATCATTTCAACTATCTTTTTACAATGATCTTGACTTAGTTATGGATAATTTAAATAAAAATAATTTCAATAATAAAACTTTTATAGTTCATTCGGACCATGGATTTCAATATACAAACGAAAGATTTATAGATAAAGTCAAATCATTGAATGGAAGAACTTCATACTCAAGAATTGGTAATAGTCTGGATAATAGAGAAGCAGAATATTGGTTCTCGGTGTTGAAAACTGAATTCATTAGAGATTTGAATGTATGAAATTTAACGTTAAAAATGTTAAATGATGAAATAAAAAAATTCATAAATTATTATAATAATGAAAGAATACAATCAAATTTAAATTGAAAAACACCAAAGCAATTTGCAATGATGTCTTAA
- a CDS encoding aldehyde dehydrogenase family protein has product MKVQIKKRKEQLKYLKNIIIKYETQLIDAIYKDLSKPKEEFILSELFGVYDEFNFFIKKLNKLIKLKKLKNGFYDLFSETGYIYQPVGKVLILNTWNYPVNLLFIPLAGSLACGNETTLRLHPFTPMTNEVIKLIVDQYNKLYANIQLVDNKGDLLEYIKSNEWNFIFYTGSTNTGYQIKKIADSKNISCCLELGGKSPSIIFKDCKKNKAIQEIIFGKALNMGQTCIAPDYLLVESSIYDEFILDLQKALSKFNNTIQTSRIVNKNSEERIKSYHHHIVLTKLQLLELKNIDSPIMESEIFGPILPILKFENFSDISEIINKNKDPLSIYAFTENKQNIEFIKTISTGNIMINATMSVLNNNRLSFGGIGSSGINRYRGKASLELFSNKISFNRNIFDPYLIVKKNLHSKFSKSVIKIMHKIKSSFT; this is encoded by the coding sequence ATGAAAGTTCAAATTAAAAAAAGAAAAGAGCAACTAAAATATCTTAAAAATATAATAATAAAATATGAGACTCAATTAATTGATGCGATTTATAAAGATTTATCAAAACCCAAAGAAGAATTTATATTAAGTGAATTATTTGGTGTTTATGATGAATTTAATTTCTTTATAAAAAAGCTAAATAAGTTAATTAAGTTAAAAAAATTAAAAAATGGTTTTTATGACTTATTTTCTGAAACTGGTTATATTTATCAACCAGTTGGTAAAGTTCTTATATTAAATACATGAAATTATCCAGTAAACTTGCTTTTTATTCCCCTTGCAGGTTCATTAGCTTGCGGGAATGAAACAACATTAAGACTTCATCCATTTACACCTATGACTAATGAAGTTATAAAATTAATTGTTGACCAGTATAATAAGCTTTATGCAAATATCCAACTAGTAGATAATAAAGGTGATTTGTTAGAATATATCAAAAGTAATGAATGAAACTTTATTTTTTATACAGGTTCAACAAATACAGGATACCAAATCAAAAAAATTGCTGATAGTAAAAACATTTCTTGTTGTCTTGAATTAGGTGGTAAATCACCTTCTATTATTTTTAAAGATTGTAAAAAAAATAAAGCAATCCAAGAGATTATTTTTGGAAAAGCACTAAATATGGGACAAACTTGTATTGCTCCTGACTATTTGCTAGTTGAGTCTAGTATTTATGATGAGTTTATATTAGATTTACAAAAAGCTTTAAGTAAATTTAATAATACCATTCAAACAAGCAGAATAGTTAATAAAAATTCCGAAGAAAGAATTAAATCTTATCATCATCATATTGTTTTAACCAAATTGCAACTATTAGAATTAAAAAATATCGATTCTCCAATTATGGAAAGCGAAATTTTTGGTCCAATTCTTCCAATTTTAAAATTTGAAAATTTTAGCGATATTAGTGAGATTATTAATAAAAATAAAGATCCTCTATCTATTTATGCTTTCACCGAAAATAAACAAAATATAGAATTTATTAAAACAATCTCGACAGGTAATATTATGATAAATGCGACAATGTCGGTGTTAAACAACAATAGATTATCTTTTGGTGGAATTGGAAGTAGTGGAATTAATAGATACCGTGGCAAAGCATCCTTAGAACTTTTTTCAAACAAAATATCATTCAACAGAAATATTTTTGATCCTTATTTAATTGTTAAAAAGAACCTTCACTCAAAATTTTCTAAATCTGTGATAAAAATAATGCATAAAATTAAATCAAGTTTCACTTAA
- a CDS encoding IS30 family transposase, which produces MIIANIKNSLEKVVCIKTKRKHLPNNHYLIKNSDEEIRLLHSKVLKTRLLKENQMSILHFNECLRLIGQNKTISQVSNIVRFQPKTIKKLLKISATNQGDFVKKFKKVCRNCDNYINYVNYIDFNLLAEHLIFYRSRRTRLHSKTIQNKWKDFIRFWNEEVDYFRKNRFSKDFTKRAIKVSAKALVNKFKKHYPNSPCPTTSTVYKCLKSNEFSLSIDILQFLSVGKYRKRTVKTQKSSLKNAIPIHQRPEEANNRTMEGHYELDTVIGKREDKYCLVTVLDRKSRRLYSVRSLKTSLAVKKSLIKIIENNALKIKTLTIDNGSENVLLHEVINQNNLYKCDAYCSYQKGSIENIHRHIRRYIAKGISMDKFSDEQIQIMINRINKYLLLISK; this is translated from the coding sequence ATGATTATAGCAAATATTAAAAATTCTCTTGAAAAAGTTGTGTGTATAAAAACTAAACGAAAACATCTTCCTAACAATCATTATTTGATAAAGAATTCTGATGAAGAAATTAGGTTATTACATTCGAAAGTCTTAAAAACAAGACTATTGAAAGAGAATCAAATGAGTATTCTTCATTTTAATGAATGTTTAAGGTTAATAGGGCAAAATAAAACCATTTCTCAAGTTTCAAACATTGTAAGATTTCAACCAAAAACTATTAAAAAACTATTAAAAATTTCTGCAACAAATCAAGGTGATTTTGTTAAGAAATTTAAGAAAGTTTGTCGCAATTGCGACAATTATATTAACTATGTTAACTATATAGATTTTAATTTGTTAGCTGAACATTTGATATTTTATAGGTCAAGAAGAACTAGACTTCACTCAAAAACTATTCAAAACAAATGAAAAGATTTTATTAGATTTTGAAATGAAGAAGTTGACTATTTTAGAAAAAATCGATTTAGTAAGGATTTTACAAAAAGAGCCATAAAAGTTTCTGCTAAAGCACTTGTTAATAAATTTAAAAAACATTACCCTAATAGTCCTTGTCCTACGACAAGCACTGTATATAAGTGCTTAAAGTCAAATGAGTTTTCATTATCTATAGATATTTTACAATTTCTTTCGGTAGGAAAATACCGAAAGAGAACTGTTAAAACTCAAAAAAGTTCTCTTAAAAATGCAATTCCAATTCATCAAAGACCTGAGGAAGCTAACAATAGAACTATGGAAGGTCATTATGAACTTGATACAGTTATTGGTAAACGTGAGGACAAGTATTGTTTAGTTACTGTTTTAGATAGAAAATCTAGAAGACTCTATTCAGTTAGGTCACTAAAAACTTCATTAGCAGTTAAAAAATCATTGATTAAAATTATTGAAAATAACGCATTAAAAATCAAAACTTTAACAATTGACAACGGCTCCGAGAACGTGTTGTTGCACGAAGTTATTAATCAAAACAATTTATACAAATGTGACGCGTACTGCTCATATCAAAAAGGTTCTATCGAGAACATTCATAGACATATCAGAAGATATATTGCTAAAGGTATTTCAATGGACAAATTTTCTGATGAACAAATTCAAATAATGATCAATAGAATTAACAAATATTTATTACTTATCTCAAAATAA
- a CDS encoding DnaJ domain-containing protein: protein MSNKRDYYEILGINKKANEKEIKSAYRKLAMKYHPDKNKEPGADEKMKEINEAYEVLSDPQKRANYDNYGHDGVNGQAGFGGFGGFNGRGFGADFGDIFENIFSGMGFGGSRKNRNRAVKGEDYQINKKITFMEAIHGTEFTEKLDKFELCLHCNGSGAQSSSDIETCSTCSGTGSRKVKMRTIIGEIINNEPCNVCKSTGKIIKKKCSSCNGNSYIKTEKKVTIKTPKGTSTGKIITVKGYGGPGLNGGEPGDLYIVLNVIPSKNYRREGLDLYLDLKIGFIDLLQEKEIEIPSVHGTFKYKLKHNLKLNTYIPFKGYGIKTSTYEGTFYVKFILEMPDIKRGDFKKLVEISKDFEDKTTEKEVENILKEK from the coding sequence ATGAGTAACAAAAGAGACTATTATGAAATATTAGGAATAAACAAAAAAGCTAATGAAAAAGAAATTAAAAGTGCATATCGTAAATTAGCTATGAAATATCACCCGGATAAAAACAAAGAACCTGGTGCTGATGAGAAAATGAAAGAGATAAATGAAGCATATGAAGTTCTTTCAGATCCACAAAAAAGAGCAAATTATGATAACTATGGTCACGATGGTGTAAACGGTCAAGCTGGATTTGGTGGTTTTGGTGGATTTAACGGACGTGGTTTTGGTGCTGATTTTGGAGATATCTTTGAAAATATCTTTAGTGGAATGGGTTTTGGTGGTTCAAGAAAAAATAGAAACAGGGCAGTTAAAGGTGAAGATTATCAAATTAACAAAAAAATTACTTTCATGGAAGCGATTCATGGTACTGAATTCACTGAAAAATTAGATAAATTTGAACTTTGTTTACACTGTAATGGTTCTGGAGCGCAATCAAGTAGCGACATAGAAACATGTTCAACTTGTTCAGGTACTGGTAGCAGAAAAGTTAAGATGAGAACAATTATCGGTGAAATCATAAACAATGAACCATGTAATGTATGTAAATCAACGGGTAAAATTATTAAGAAAAAATGTTCAAGTTGTAACGGAAATTCATATATCAAGACTGAGAAGAAAGTTACAATTAAAACACCTAAAGGAACATCAACAGGTAAAATTATAACTGTTAAGGGTTACGGTGGTCCTGGTCTTAATGGTGGAGAGCCTGGAGACTTATATATTGTTTTAAATGTAATTCCAAGTAAGAATTACAGACGTGAAGGGTTGGACCTTTATTTAGATCTTAAGATTGGTTTTATAGATTTATTACAAGAAAAAGAGATCGAAATTCCTTCTGTTCATGGAACATTTAAATATAAATTAAAGCATAATCTTAAACTTAACACCTATATTCCATTTAAAGGTTATGGAATTAAAACATCTACTTATGAAGGAACATTCTACGTTAAATTTATTTTGGAAATGCCGGATATCAAACGTGGTGACTTTAAAAAATTAGTTGAAATTTCTAAAGATTTTGAAGATAAAACAACAGAAAAAGAAGTTGAAAATATACTTAAAGAAAAATAA
- a CDS encoding phosphatidate cytidylyltransferase encodes MKFTDKSFIKNRLIPGIVFLLVTLIVLTLVILFNNPNILSVDNTFKTIIKILCFAVFAAFGGFIFYEFISSFHLKKIESIFLAILMLITLIFPFHYFMIGIVHNISSNDMEFIKMENVAFVVVTDYYSILIWIFTSLCFFVMKIFSVDNPDYRSILLKSFIFLAVSYLLMISSKILIYSVYSEYQYFILFVVVSFVTDTGGYIGGSLFGGKIIKKKLAPKISPKKTWEGAIVGFVLSAIVISILIYSLGLFQLHDTTKLSAKIIQNFFRILLVIFLPVAAIIGDLIFSCIKRLNNIKDFSKILRGHGGFLDRFDSLSLITFVGFTILLLI; translated from the coding sequence ATGAAATTTACTGATAAAAGTTTTATTAAAAATAGACTAATACCTGGGATAGTTTTCTTACTGGTGACTTTAATTGTGTTAACCTTAGTTATTTTATTCAACAATCCTAATATTTTGAGTGTTGATAATACTTTTAAAACTATAATTAAGATATTATGTTTTGCTGTTTTTGCAGCATTTGGTGGGTTTATTTTTTATGAATTTATTTCAAGTTTTCACCTCAAAAAGATTGAGAGCATTTTTCTAGCAATTTTAATGTTGATTACTTTAATTTTTCCATTTCATTATTTTATGATAGGTATTGTTCATAATATTTCAAGTAATGATATGGAATTTATAAAAATGGAAAATGTCGCTTTTGTAGTTGTTACTGACTATTATTCAATATTGATATGAATTTTTACTTCACTTTGCTTCTTTGTCATGAAGATTTTTTCAGTAGATAATCCAGATTATAGATCTATATTACTTAAAAGCTTTATTTTTCTTGCAGTAAGTTATTTATTGATGATATCATCTAAGATATTGATTTATTCTGTTTATTCAGAATATCAATACTTTATTTTATTTGTAGTGGTTTCTTTTGTGACAGACACTGGTGGCTATATTGGTGGTTCTCTTTTTGGAGGTAAAATTATAAAGAAAAAACTAGCTCCTAAAATTTCTCCTAAAAAAACTTGAGAAGGTGCTATAGTAGGTTTTGTATTATCAGCTATTGTTATATCAATTTTAATTTACTCTCTAGGATTATTTCAATTACATGATACAACTAAATTAAGTGCAAAAATAATACAAAATTTCTTTAGAATTTTATTAGTTATTTTTTTACCAGTCGCTGCAATTATTGGTGATTTAATCTTTTCATGCATTAAAAGATTAAACAATATTAAAGACTTCTCTAAAATATTAAGAGGTCATGGTGGATTTTTAGATAGATTTGATTCACTTTCATTAATAACTTTTGTAGGATTTACAATCCTATTGTTAATTTAA